From a region of the Alnus glutinosa chromosome 1, dhAlnGlut1.1, whole genome shotgun sequence genome:
- the LOC133851010 gene encoding uncharacterized protein LOC133851010: protein MDVDVDHYLVLGLPSGEEGAKLSVDDIKKAYRSKALELHPDKRPGNKQALADFQRLHTSYEILKDEKARKFFDDLLRVKREQQRRQSERSSKRDAKRQKMVSDLEEREQAAFAPDPAAKEREEEERIAKKLREEIARIRAMHTNKGANMASAVSRESSGVKKEGMDTTGARVDKEKVLKVSWEKVGEDYTAEGLRELFSKFGEVDDVVIKSSKKKGSALVVMATKDAAVAATGSLCGHLSNPLSVLLLLPPKAAETSSAMSSPTAFEDAVLMKLQGFSRQHKAH, encoded by the exons ATGGATGTTGATGTAGATCATTATCTTGTTCTCGGGCTGCCCTCAGGCGAGGAAGGCGCCAAGCTTAGTGTGGATGACATTAAAAAAGCATACAGATCAAAGGCTCTAGAGTTGCACCCAGACAAGAGGCCGGGTAATAAACAAGCCCTTGCTGATTTTCAAAGGCTTCATACATCCTACGAGATTCTCAAGGATGAAAAGGCCAGGAAGTTTTTTGATGATCTTCTACGGGTTAAGCGTGAGCAGCAACGTCGCCAGTCAGAGCGGAGTTCCAAACGTGATGCCAAGCGGCAGAAGATGGTTTCTGACCTTGAAGAAAGGGAGCAGGCCGCTTTTGCTCCTGACCCTGCGGCGAAAGAACgagaagaagaggagagaatTGCTAAGAAGCTGAGGGAAGAGATTGCAAGAATACGAGCAATGCACACAAATAAAGGTGCAAATATGGCATCGGCTGTAAGTAGAGAGTCATCAGGAGTTAAGAAGGAGGGTATGGATACTACTGGGGCTAGGGTGGATAAGGAGAAGGTGCTTAAAGTTTCTTGGGAGAAGGTTGGTGAAGATTACACTGCAGAGGGGTTAAGAGAGTTGTTTTCAAAGTTTGGTGAGGTGGATGATGTTGTCATTAAGAGTTCCAAGAAAAAAGGTTCAGCACTTGTTGTAATGGCGACTAAAGATGCAGCA gtTGCTGCTACAGGAAGTTTGTGTGGTCATCTTTCAAATCCTTTGAGTGTTTTACTTCTTCTACCACCAAAGGCAGCCGAGACTTCAAGTGCCATGAGTTCCCCAACGGCATTTGAGGATGCTGTGCTTATGAAACTTCAAG GCTTCAGCCGACAGCACAAAGCTCATTGA